One Phaseolus vulgaris cultivar G19833 chromosome 4, P. vulgaris v2.0, whole genome shotgun sequence DNA window includes the following coding sequences:
- the LOC137837491 gene encoding abscisic stress-ripening protein 2-like, whose amino-acid sequence MAEEHHHHHPLHHHKEDVPGEVDYKKEEKHHKHLEHLGELGATAAGAYALHEKHEAKKDPEHGHRHKIEEEIAAAAAVGAGGFVFHEHHEKKEAKKEDEEAHGKKHHHLFG is encoded by the exons ATGGCTGAGGAGCACCAccatcaccaccccctccaccACCACAAAGAGGATGTGCCTGGTGAAGTTGATTATAAGAAGGAGGAGAAGCATCACAAGCATCTTGAGCACCTTGGAGAACTTGGTGCTACTGCAGCTGGTGCTTATGCCTTG CATGAGAAGCACGAGGCAAAGAAAGACCCAGAACATGGTCACAGGCACAAGATAGAAGAGGAGATTGCAGCAGCTGCAGCTGTTGGTGCTGGTGGTTTTGTGTTCCATGAACACCATGAGAAAAAGGAAGCTaagaaagaagatgaagaagctcATGGAAAGAAGCACCACCATCTCTTTGGCTGA